The Amblyomma americanum isolate KBUSLIRL-KWMA chromosome 3, ASM5285725v1, whole genome shotgun sequence genome window below encodes:
- the LOC144126328 gene encoding uncharacterized protein LOC144126328: MSSAHAVSFVEQHLVLRHEHVSNMKRYFSGTRGDPDLAPGSGFLAPTSSPVPAPPAGSRPPSQNAAPDRRPVAYFEDLVAQCTKCAETRVVRSEPLMPTPTPERPWQHLGIDLFQFKERDYVLIVDYYSRFPEVVTLGTTAATAITAAVKSCFARFWIPNVVRTDNRPQFVSNDFTEFPRSYGFRHETSSPRYPQSNGEAERMVRTVKDLLEKSSDPYLALLTYRDTPGVSGVSPAQLLMGRKLQTRLPGLPERLLPALPSNETFRAQDSATKVQQGNNYNCSHSASPLSPLKPGDDVRVKDIGCSGRVLSPAQRPRSYVVETPGCILQRNRHLVRFSTGQNIPEQAATSPSKLERLQQSSSCSLPVGPLRVPSSPEIQRSPEEESSPQLQEQVRMRYGRAVRPPLMLH; this comes from the exons ATGTCGTCTGCCCATGCCGTctcgtttgtggaacagcatctcgtccTTCGGCACG AACATGTTTCTAACATGAAGAGATATTTCTCTGGCACCCGCGGTGATCCCGACTTGGCTCCCGGATCAGGCTTTTTGGCTCCCACGTCTTCACCAGTGCCGGCGCCGCCTGCTGGCTCCAGGCCTCCCTCCCAGAATGCCGCCCC GGACCGTCGTCCCGTTGCATATTTTGAAGACCTTGTAGCCCAGTGTACCAAGTGTGCTGAAACTCGAGTCGTACGTTCAGAGCCACTGATGCCAACTCCCACACCGGAGAGGCCATGGCAACACCTCGGTATCGACCTGTTCCAGTTTAAAGAACGTGACTATGTTCTGATTGTCGATTACTACTCTAGATTCCCTGAAGTGGTCACACTGGGGACTACAGCTGCTACGGCAATTACTGCTGCTGTAAAGAGTTGCTTTGCTCGCTTCTGGATTCCCAACGTCGTGCGGACAGATAACAGACCTCAGTTTGTATCCAACGATTTCACCGAGTTCCCCCGATCTTACGGATTCCGTCATGAGACAAGCAGCCCTCGATACCCCCAGAGTAATGGAGAGGCCGAGCGTATGGTACGGACAGTGAAGGACCTGCTTGAGAAAAGCTCCGATCCGTACCTGGCCCTTCTCACTTACCGAGACACACCTGGTGTTTCGGGCGTATCTCCAGCCCAATTACTGATGGGACGAAAACTGCAAACACGCCTTCCGGGACTGCCAGAACGACTTCTGCCAGCATTGCCAAGTAACGAGACGTTCAGGGCACAGGATTCTGCAACCAAGGTGCAGCAGGGAAATAACTACAATTGCAGTCACAGTGCAAGCCCTCTGAGTCCTTTGAAACCAGGTGACGACGTAAGGGTCAAGGACATTGGTTGCAGCGGTCGGGTCCTCAGCCCTGCTCAGCGACCTCGGTCGTACGTGGTTGAGACTCCTGGCTGCATTCTGCAGAGAAATCGCCATCTGGTGCGTTTCTCAACTGGCCAGAACATCCCAGAACAGGCAGCAACCTCGCCATCAAAACTTGAAAGGTTGCAACAAAGTTCTTCCTGCTCTTTGCCGGTTGGACCTTTGCGCGTACCTTCTTCGCCTGAGATCCAGAGGTCGCCTGAGGAAGAGAGTTCGCCTCAACTTCAAGAACAGGTTCGAATGCGATACGGCCGTGCAGTGAGACCGCCGCTCATGTTGCACTAG